In Cololabis saira isolate AMF1-May2022 chromosome 10, fColSai1.1, whole genome shotgun sequence, a single window of DNA contains:
- the rnf182 gene encoding E3 ubiquitin-protein ligase RNF182 — MTIELQASEDSNAGCGYVDALSCAEELECKICYSAYNLGGRRPKVLECCHRLCSKCLVKILDLGESPPNALVCPFCRYVTRLPGEAASSLPDDCNLVATLALQRRNQRNCNFHQDASAELLLSPRRLSSMMAGSSPMMPPSSTAYSTIRSSPNFVVITVMEPPPASVPVPERHRYPCEADASNQGFHSSSLDSIASITQRWTVWNCAALLCQTSARALVWVLGLLYFSSLPMGVYLLIMQRTTAGVLLVSLVPASLIMIMIYGFCQCICHEFWDCMPP, encoded by the coding sequence ATGACGATTGAGCTTCAGGCCTCTGAAGACAGCAACGCCGGCTGTGGCTATGTGGACGCTTTAAGTTGTGCCGAAGAGCTGGAATGTAAGATCTGCTACTCTGCGTACAACTTGGGGGGCCGCAGGCCGAAGGTGCTGGAGTGCTGCCACCGCCTTTGCTCCAAGTGCCTTGTGAAGATCCTGGACCTTGGCGAATCGCCCCCCAACGCTCTGGTCTGTCCCTTCTGCCGCTACGTCACCCGACTGCCGGGGGAGGCGGCCAGCAGCCTGCCGGACGACTGCAACCTGGTCGCCACCTTGGCCCTCCAACGGAGGAATCAGAGGAACTGCAACTTCCACCAGGACGCGAGcgcagagctgctcctcagccccCGGCGCCTGAGCTCCATGATGGCCGGCTCTTCCCCCATGATGCCCCCTTCCTCCACCGCCTACTCCACCATCCGGAGCTCCCCGAACTTCGTGGTCATCACCGTCATGGAGCCCCCGCCGGCGTCCGTGCCCGTCCCAGAGCGCCACCGTTACCCGTGCGAGGCCGACGCGTCCAACCAGGGCTTCCACTCGTCCAGCCTGGACTCCATCGCCTCCATCACGCAGCGCTGGACGGTGTGGAACTGCGCGGCTCTGCTGTGCCAGACCTCGGCCCGGGCCCTGGTCTGGGTGCTGGGGCTGCTGTACTTCAGCTCGCTGCCCATGGGGGTTTACCTGCTCATCATGCAGAGGACGACAGCAGGAGTTCTGCTGGTGAGCCTGGTTCCCGCCAGCCTCATCATGATCATGATCTACGGATTCTGCCAGTGCATCTGCCACGAGTTCTGGGATTGCATGCCGCCGTAA